From the genome of Globicephala melas chromosome 11, mGloMel1.2, whole genome shotgun sequence, one region includes:
- the DCLK3 gene encoding serine/threonine-protein kinase DCLK3: protein MPAASPAPRPPPPPARPAPSCPAQPAPGHRGLCEHSLKCLSSKITERKLQGTWLPAGPGSLEKPFLGPRGSLVPMFSPQGSLHPVHADSSLLKPRVVTVVKLGGQPLRKITLLLNRRSVQTFEQLLADVSEALGFPRWKSDRVRKLFNLKGREIRSVSDFFREGDAFIAVGKEPLTLKNIQVAIEELYPSKARALTLTQHSRVPSPRLRSRLYSKALKGGHHCGETETTKSCGEAARSQAAIRHQGRTPVEDRVRGKWEPEPSSKVPRDATLERHASGEKHLGVEIEKTSGEIIRCEKCKRERELQQSLQRERLSLGTSELDLGRCPSYDVERLVRARSCRRSPEEKPQGGEEGWKEGTRSSPRHPPQEPRRPSKSTDKKEDQDPGDQEGHGPAAAKAKRDVVGEAQPIREEEKDSRTVGRSKQGGWLRREHPADLDTEKLPRTRGDAQETEKEKKPGASGGRRMVSRDKPPARVEKEPKTRPEESKAERPGGRRRRPAGILVADVRKQYEPGRVIGDGNFAVVKECRHRGTQQAYAMKIIDKSKLKGKEDMVDSEILIIQSLSHPNIVKLHQVYETDAEIYLIMEYVQGGDLFDAIIESVKFPERDAALMLMDLCKALVHMHDKSIVHRDLKPENLLVQRNEDKSTTLKLADFGLAKHVVRPIFTVCGTPTYVAPEILSEKGYGLEVDMWAAGVILYILLCGFPPFRSPERDQDELFNIIQLGHFEFLAPYWDNISDAAKDLVSRLLVVDPKKRYTAHQVLQHPWIETAGKTRRAKLQKEGPPSSENHFRSQHSRAAEQAS, encoded by the exons GACATCGAGGTCTCTGTGAACATTCTCTAAAATGTTTAAGCTCGAAAATCACGGAGCGGAAGCTGCAGGGCACGTGGCTGCCTGCTGGCCCAGGGAGCCTGGAGAAACCATTCCTGGGGCCTCGAGGCTCCTTGGTGCCCATGTTCAGCCCCCAGGGTAGCCTTCACCCTGTCCACGCTGACAGCAGCCTGCTGAAGCCCAGGGTCGTGACCGTGGTCAAGCTGGGTGGGCAACCCCTCCGCAAGATCACACTGCTCCTCAATAGACGGTCGGTCCAGACCTTCGAGCAGCTCTTGGCCGACGTCTCAGAGGCCCTGGGCTTTCCCAGATGGAAGAGTGACCGTGTGAGGAAGCTGTTCAACCTCAAGGGCAGGGAAATCAGGAGTGTGTCCGATTTCTTCAGGGAAGGGGATGCTTTCATAGCCGTGGGCAAAGAGCCACTGACGCTGAAGAACATCCAGGTGGCTATAGAGGAACTGTACCCCAGCAAAGCCCGGGCCCTGACCTTGACCCAGCACAGCCGGGTCCCCTCTCCAAGGCTGAGAAGCAGGCTTTATAGCAAGGCTCTGAAAGGGGGTCACCACTGTGGGGAGACCGAGACCACCAAGAGCTGCGGTGAGGCTGCCAGGTCCCAGGCTGCCATCAGACATCAGGGGAGGACCCCCGTGGAGGACAGGGTGAGGGGGAAGTGGGAGCCTGAACCCAGCAGCAAGGTGCCCAGGGATGCCACCCTGGAGAGGCATGCTAGCGGAGAGAAGCACCTGGGGGTGGAGATTGAAAAGACGTCGGGGGAAATAATCAGATGTGAGAAGTGTAAGCGGGAAAGAGAGCTCCAGCAGAGCCTGCAGAGGGAACGGCTCTCTCTGGGCACCAGCGAGCTGGACCTGGGCAGGTGCCCCAGCTATGACGTAGAGAGGCTGGTGAGGGCCAGGAGCTGCAGGAGGTCCCCTGAGGAGAAGCcccagggtggggaggaaggttggAAGGAGGGCACCCGGAGCAGTCCCAGGCACCCGCCTCAGGAGCCGAGGAGACCCAGCAAAAGCACTGACAAGAAAGAGGACCAAGACCCAGGAGACCAGGAAGGTCATGGCCCAGCAGCAGCCAAGGCCAAGAGGGACGTTGTCGGGGAAGCCCAGCCCataagagaggaggagaaagacagcAGGACCGTAGGCAGGAGCAAGCAGGGAGGCTGGCTGCGGAGGGAGCATCCTGCCGACCTCGACACAGAGAAGCTCCCCAGGACCAGAGGGGATGCGCAGGAGacggaaaaggagaaaaagccgGGTGCGTCTGGAGGGAGGAGGATGGTTTCCCGAGATAAGCCGCCGGCCAGGGTAGAAAAGGAGCCCAAGACGAGGCCGGAGGAAAGCAAGGCGGAGCGGCCGGGCGGCAGGAGGCGGCGGCCCGCGGGCATCCTGGTGGCAGATGTCCGCAAGCAGTACGAGCCGGGCCGCGTGATCGGGGACGGGAACTTCGCGGTGGTGAAGGAGTGCAGGCACCGCGGCACCCAGCAGGCCTACGCCATGAAGATCATAGACAAGTCCAAGCTCAAGGGGAAGGAGGACATGGTCGACAGCGAGATCCTGATCATCCAGAGCCTCTCTCACCCCAACATCGTGAAACTGCATCAAGTGTATGAAACGGACGCGGAGATCTACCTGATCATGGAGTACGTGCAGGGAGGGGACCTTTTCGATGCCATCATAGAAAGTGTGAAGTTCCCGGAGCGCGACGCTGCGCTCATGCTCATGGACTTGTGCAAGGCGCTCGTGCATATGCACGACAAGAGCATCGTCCACCGGGACCTCAAGCCGGAAAACCTGCTG GTTCAGCGAAATGAGGACAAATCTACCACCTTGAAACTGGCTGATTTTGGTCTTGCAAAGCATGTGGTGAGACCTATATTTACTGTGTGTGGGACTCCGACTTATGTAGCTCCTGAAATTCTTTCTGAGAAAG GTTATGGGCTGGAGGTGGACATGTGGGCCGCAGGCGTTATCCTCTACATCCTCCTGTGCGGCTTCCCCCCATTCCGCAGCCCAGAGAGGGACCAGGATGAGCTCTTTAACATCATCCAGCTGGGCCACTTCGAGTTCCTGGCTCCTTACTGGGACAACATCTCTGACG CTGCCAAAGATCTGGTGAGCCGGTTGCTGGTGGTAGACCCCAAAAAGCGCTACACGGCCCACCAGGTCCTTCAGCATCCCTGGATTGAAACTGCTGGAAAGACCAGAAGGGCAAAGCTACAAAAGGAGGGGCCCCCCAGCAGCGAGAACCACTTCCGGAGCCAGCACTCGAGGGCTGCAGAGCAGGCGTCATAG